The Bos indicus x Bos taurus breed Angus x Brahman F1 hybrid chromosome 15, Bos_hybrid_MaternalHap_v2.0, whole genome shotgun sequence genome includes a window with the following:
- the LOC113904804 gene encoding olfactory receptor 52H1, whose amino-acid sequence MVLFNLSSDNPGPFILVGIPGLEQAHVWIGIPFCIIYIVAIVGNCILLYLILVEHSLHEPMFFFLSMLAMTDLTLSTVGIPKTLSIFWLGAREITFPGCLTQVFFLHYSFVLDSAILMAMAFDRYVAICSPLRYNTILTPKTIIRIVVGISFRSFCIILPVVFLLIRLPFCRTRIIPHTYCEHIGVARLACADISINIWYGFCVPIMTVISDVILIAVSYTLILCAVFRLPSQEARQKALGTCGSHVCVILMFYTPAFFSILAHRFGHNVSHTFHIMFANLYIVIPPALNPIVYGVKTKQIREKVTILFSPKRT is encoded by the coding sequence ATGGTCCTTTTCAACCTGAGCAGTGACAACCCAGGACCCTTCATTCTGGTGGGGATCCCAGGCCTGGAGCAAGCCCATGTGTGGATTGGAATTCCCTTCTGTATCATCTATATTGTAGCCATTGTGGGAAACTGCATCCTTCTCTACTTAATCTTGGTGGAGCATAGCCTTCATGAACCcatgttcttctttctctccatgcTGGCCATGACTGACCTCACCTTGTCCACAGTTGGTATTCCTAAAACACTGAGTATCTTTTGGCTTGGGGCTAGAGAGATCACATTCCCAGGGTGCCTCACACAAGTGTTCTTCCTCCACTACAGCTTCGTCCTGGATTCAGCCATCCTGATGGCCATGGCatttgaccgctatgtggccatctgctcTCCCTTGAGATACAACACTATCTTGACTCCCAAGACCATCATCAGGATTGTGGTGGGAATCTCCTTTCGTAGTTTCTGCATCATCCTGCCGGTTGTATTCTTGCTCATACGACTGCCTTTCTGTAGGACACGCATCATACCACACACATACTGTGAGCACATAGGTGTTGCCCGGCTCGCCTGTGCGGACATCTCCATCAACATCTGGTATGGCTTTTGTGTTCCCATCATGACAGTCATCTCAGATGTGATCCTCATTGCCGTTTCTTACACACTCATTCTCTGTGCTGTCTTCCGCCTCCCCTCCCAAGAAGCCCGCCAGAAGGCCCTGGGCACCTGTGGTTCCCATGTCTGTGTCATCCTCATGTTTTATACACCTGCCTTTTTCTCCATCCTTGCCCACCGCTTTGGACACAATGTCTCCCACACTTTCCACATCATGTTTGCCAACCTCTACATTGTTATCCCACCTGCACTCAACCCCATTGTTTATGGAGTGAAGACCAAACAGATCAGAGAGAAGGTCACCATTTTGTTTTCTCCCAAGAGGACATAA
- the LOC113904805 gene encoding olfactory receptor 52H1-like — protein MAIYNLTGYNMGSFTLLGIPGLEQYHVWISIPFCLIYLVAIVGNSVLLCLIATEHSLHAPMFFFLSMLAITDLTLSTTCVPKSLSIFWFGPQEISFPGCLTQLFFLHYSFVLDSAILLAMAFDRYVAICSPLRYTTILTPRTIVKIAVGISFRSFCVFVPCVFLVNRLPFCRTHNVPHTYCEHIGVARLACADISINIWYGFCVPIMTVILDVILIAVSYILILCAVFRLPSQDARQKALGTCGSHVCVILMFYIPAFFSILAHRFGHNVPQTFHIVFANLYVVIPPALNPIVYGVKTKQIREKVILLLLPKRSH, from the coding sequence ATGGCCATATACAACCTAACTGGCTACAACATGGGTTCCTTTACCCTTTTGGGTATCCCTGGACTTGAGCAGTACCACGTCTGGATCAGCATCCCCTTCTGCCTCATCTATCTTGTGGCCATTGTGGGTAATAGTGTCCTTCTCTGCCTCATTGCAACGGAGCACAGTCTTCATGCGCCcatgttctttttcctttccatgcTGGCTATTACTGATCTTACACTGTCTACCACCTGTGTCCCAAAATCTCTGAGCATCTTCTGGTTTGGTCCCCAGGAAATCAGCTTTCCTGGCTGTCTCACACAATTATTCTTTCTGCACTACAGCTTTGTTCTGGACTCAGCTATACTGCTGGCCATGGCatttgaccgctatgtggccatctgttcACCCTTGAGATACACCACTATTCTGACCCCCAGGACCATTGTCAAAATTGCTGTGGGAATCTCCTTCAGAAGCTTCTGTGTTTTTGTCCCATGTGTTTTCCTTGTAAATCGTCTACCCTTCTGCAGGACACATAACGTCCCTCACACATACTGTGAGCACATAGGTGTTGCCCGACTAGCCTGTGCTGACATCTCCATCAATATCTGGTATGGGTTTTGTGTTCCCATCATGACAGTGATTTTAGATGTGATTCTAATTGCTGTCTCCTACATCCTTATCCTCTGTGCTGTATTTCGCCTCCCTTCTCAGGATGCTCGTCAGAAGGCCCTGGGCACCTGTGGTTCCCATGTCTGTGTCATCCTCATGTTCTATATACCAGCATTCTTCTCCATCCTTGCACATCGCTTTGGACACAATGTCCCTCAGACCTTTCACATTGTGTTTGCCAACCTCTATGTTGTCATCCCACCTGCCCTGAACCCTATCGTCTATGGAGTAAAGACTAAGCAGATACGAGAGAAAGTCATTCTTCTGCTCTTACCTAAGAGGTCCCATTGA